In Scophthalmus maximus strain ysfricsl-2021 chromosome 16, ASM2237912v1, whole genome shotgun sequence, the following proteins share a genomic window:
- the lsm12b gene encoding protein LSM12 homolog A isoform X2, giving the protein MAAPGPGEYFNVGSHVSCLTCLGQRLQGEVVAFDYQSKMLTLKCASSSGKPNLNDVILINLAYVSDVDIINDRTETPPPLASLNVSKLANRARTEKEDKLSQAYAISAGVSVEGQQLFQTIHKTIKDCKWQEKNIIVMDDVVISPPYQVENCKGKEGSALSHVRKIVSRETF; this is encoded by the exons ATGGCGGCTCCTGGACCGGGGGAGTATTTCAACGTCGGGAGCCATGTCTCTTGCCTCACCTGCCTGGGCCAGCGGCTGCAAGGAGAAGTGGTCGCGTTCGACTACCAGTCCAAGATGTTGACCCTGA AATGTGCTTCCTCCAGCGGCAAGCCCAACCTCAACGACGTCATCCTGATCAACTTAGCCTATGTTTCCGACGTGGACATTATAAATGACCGCACCGAGACTCCACCCCCACTAGCATCACTGAATGTTAGCAAG CTTGCCAATAGAGCACGGACAGAAAAGGAGGACAAGCTGTCCCAAGCCTATGCAATCAGTGCAGGGGTTTCTGTGGAAGGCCAACAGCTATTCCAGACTATTCACAAAAC CATCAAAGACTGTAAATGGCAGGAGAAGAACATAATTGTGATGGACGACGTCGTAATCTCACCGCCTTACCAGGTCGAGAACTGCAAAGGCAAAGAGGGAAGCGCTTTAAGTCATGTACGCAAAATAGTAA GTCGAGAAACATTTTAG
- the lsm12b gene encoding protein LSM12 homolog A isoform X1: protein MAAPGPGEYFNVGSHVSCLTCLGQRLQGEVVAFDYQSKMLTLKCASSSGKPNLNDVILINLAYVSDVDIINDRTETPPPLASLNVSKLANRARTEKEDKLSQAYAISAGVSVEGQQLFQTIHKTIKDCKWQEKNIIVMDDVVISPPYQVENCKGKEGSALSHVRKIVEKHFRDVESQKSMQRSQAQQTQKDSTLSS, encoded by the exons ATGGCGGCTCCTGGACCGGGGGAGTATTTCAACGTCGGGAGCCATGTCTCTTGCCTCACCTGCCTGGGCCAGCGGCTGCAAGGAGAAGTGGTCGCGTTCGACTACCAGTCCAAGATGTTGACCCTGA AATGTGCTTCCTCCAGCGGCAAGCCCAACCTCAACGACGTCATCCTGATCAACTTAGCCTATGTTTCCGACGTGGACATTATAAATGACCGCACCGAGACTCCACCCCCACTAGCATCACTGAATGTTAGCAAG CTTGCCAATAGAGCACGGACAGAAAAGGAGGACAAGCTGTCCCAAGCCTATGCAATCAGTGCAGGGGTTTCTGTGGAAGGCCAACAGCTATTCCAGACTATTCACAAAAC CATCAAAGACTGTAAATGGCAGGAGAAGAACATAATTGTGATGGACGACGTCGTAATCTCACCGCCTTACCAGGTCGAGAACTGCAAAGGCAAAGAGGGAAGCGCTTTAAGTCATGTACGCAAAATA GTCGAGAAACATTTTAGAGACGTGGAAAGTCAGAAGTCCATGCAACGTTCACAAGCACAGCAAACACAGAAGGACTCCACTTTATCTTCTTGA